Sequence from the Brachionichthys hirsutus isolate HB-005 chromosome 21, CSIRO-AGI_Bhir_v1, whole genome shotgun sequence genome:
ACCCCCACGACGGCGACACGGACAGCGCAAAGTACAGCTCGCCACGTGGGGAGGATGACTTCACCTTCATggatgatgacgacgacgagATTCGCGTGTAGGCCGACTTGATGGTCACCGAATGGTCTTGAAGGACGCTGCTGAGCACAGGACTAGGCATTCGGAGGCCAAGCTccgaaagaggagaggaagttgGAGGCGGCGGGGGCCAGCTGTAAGCTTCTCGTCGCTTCTTCTCTGCACACTTAGTTCAACATCCTAAATCAAACCAATTAAGCCTTATTCACTGTGCTGTAGTGAGGAGACGTGAGTGGAAGCAGACCGGCTCCCAAACTGGAACCGTTGAACTATTCTTCTGGTCAACATGTTGCACCTTTTtctgcaacacaaaaaaaaaaaatcattatttttatacTCTCCAGATCAGAAATGAGACCGGCGGGCGGCCGCATTCCAAACCTCGTCTTTGTCAAAATGCGCATTGACAAAGTAGGAATGCAAGACCACAGACTTTTAAGTAGACGTCCACTACAGATTCTGGGACAGAACTCGGGACGGCTACGTAGCACGGGGCCCGATTGGTAGCTTCATTTGCTACTGGGAATAATTTAGACACTAAATAGATAAAGTGGCTGTCCCGTTTGTATGTTTATGtccacagattatttttttggtcTCAGCCTTTTGAAACTTACCGACAGCTGTGGTATTTATTCATTCGAGCGTAAAAGGGacagattattattaatttgCACCAAGTCTTAACGTCTCCTGTCTTCTTCAGAGCGAGCCGGCGTCTCCGTAGGGGCTTGCTGCTCGGCACTTAATTATTGTACTCTAGTAGACATGAAACTGTCTCCATCCCCTTCCTGTTATTGCTCACAGTACGACTCTATTAAACTACTCGGATTTCTGCTGGTACAAATTCCAATtgtgtaaaaaagaagaagccttGTTCTGGTCTGCGTCTTGTTCTTTGTCAAGCAGCAGAAGAGATCTGGATAATTGTGCGTTTAcggctcgccccccccccccccgaggtcagAAAGACGGACGCTTAAGAACAAGTCGCTGCGATAGGAAAGGGACTCGTGAGTGGATCCGGAAGCCGCCTCGCTAGACATTTGTTCAGGCTTGCCAGAAAAAGCAAAGGAAGTAAAGACAGAGTTTTATTCGACCCGAGGTGTTGGCGTTGGATGAACAGATGTTGAAACCAGCTGATCGTCTGCTCGTTGAAAACTGAATTATTGCCCTCCTTGCAGCCAGCTGGAACTGATCCAGGTTCAGGGACACACCGGTGGGCTGTGCGATCTCTGGCTTCCCCGGGTTATTGCAACTATTCGTGATTCatgtctgactttttttttttttttttgtcttcgaAAAATAATTGCAGCGTTTGACAAATGGGGAGCTTTGAATTTCCAGCTGAagcaggggggggtgggggtgggggtggatgTAGGATCGGGGATGCGGTGCCATTCCGCCTCGGGTTACGTAAAGGCTTTGGACCCGTGTCCAGACTGGGAGAAGTGCTGAAAGTAGAACGTGATCCCGGGGACGTGACTCTGTCCGTTTTATCGCCTCGTCATAGCGGGAAGTTGAATTTTGTTCTGTATTCACGAATTGCGGAGATGAGCAGGATGATTTAAGTCAGTCGTTCATATTTTGATGCAAAATGGGCCAAATTTGTCTTGTATTTTTTTGAGCCATTGTGAAATATGTGGTTGCAAtcctttatcatcatcatcgaggaatgcacattttaaaaaggccGAAATATATCTGCTATTATTCTGATCAAgtaatgtgtatatatatttatatatatacatatttgtgCCAACAATGACTGCAGTGAAGAGTCTTTATTGAGTGCGGGTGAAGCACAATAACATTCTGACctgattgtttttgcatttaaattaattttccaACCTGGAAATTCATTTTTCCAATTTCAAATCTAGAGGAATTAGATGGGAAAGTATATGAAATTACTCCAAGATACTTTCTGGGGTTTTATTTTTGGTAATTGTCTTAACTTTCTGCCACGTCTCAGGTTTCTCTGTGGGGAAACTTTGAAGTAAGCCAGAACAAACCACATTAAGGAATTTGCAAATACGCCTCACCTCAGGTCTGCTAAAGCAAGTcttccatgcccccccccctccctgacagAAGTGGGTTTGGtgagtggaaaataaaaaagataagGATTGCAGACAAACATCTGGCTCAGCTGTAgaatggtttctttttttttatccagtggCTGTATGTCTGTTCCGATTCCTTATTCTGGTTTCACGCTGTAATAATATATTTACCTTCCTCACTCTTCTCTCCTTGGAATAACAGctatatttttcaataaaacCGAAAGCTGGTCATCTGTAACCGTGCCTCAGCTGCTTTGCATTTAACATCCAATAAGTCTGCCGCCTCATCTTTATCATCCTTACATCACTGAGTTCACGTTCGGTTTTCCAAAGTCGGCCATGCTCCCTGAAATCTGACCGTCGGAGCAGAGCCGAAGAATCCCAGATGGGCCCGCTGGACGAGTTCCAGCCACACGGAGCGGACAATTCTACCGGCGTCGCCTCTGGATGAAAGacaaaacctttatttatcagaGTCCACATCATCAGATGGGTCTGATCAGCTGATTGTATGGAATCCTCCAGCCTGACAGTAAAACAAACGCTTTAAAAAGTTAACAATAAAAGGTCAATCTTgtttttcacaaaaaaaaaaccctaattcttattttcttactaaatattttgttgttgctgtttttaaactACATTTCAGACAACTACTATTAAATGAGGGGAGAAGAACCTGGTAAAAAATGAGCGActagcgccatctagtggtacTTGTGTTTACTCTTATTGATCATATTGGTGTTTAAATCAGtttaagaaatatatttttaatgaaatgagGCTCAACAAACTTGATCAGGCTGTGGAATTCAGCAGCagtgatcaaataaaaaaccAAGATTCCATTACTTAAAATGCTCTCAGAAACATTTTAGTGTACCATTAATCTATGATCTTAGTCAGCCACTAAACAGAAATGAGGAGGGCAGAGATGTTTagaaaacacaacacatttAAAGGAGTAGACTAAAAAACAGAAGAGTTAATAAAGAGTTACCGGTAATAAAGCCTTCAAATGTTTCCTGAGCACCAGTGACACTAACATCCCACCCTAACGACTTGTCATTTacacaaaacagcaaataagcatgcaaaacacattttgcgCGGACGGCTAAGAGGATTTCTAAATGACGCTTTCGCTCGCGTCTCCTCTTTGTTTCGGTCTGGAGGAGGACGAACAGCTGGATCACAGCTGGGACGTTTGCCAGCGAGCTGTAACGTCCTACTGATGAATTAAGCACTGCTGTGATCTCGCCTCACTTCATGATGCAAAGCGTGCCGTCTGGTCCAAATGAATCAATCAATGGGTCTTAAAATGCTACAGTTATTCTGTGCATCACTGGATGATGAGGTTTTATTAGGAAATAAACTCCAACTCTTAACCCTTAGAAAGATCTGGTAACCTTTTCACGAAGGAGGTCAGTCACTTCATCCATCCCCAAAATAAATAGGGAGTGAATTGTGATTGTTCTAAtatgtcattttttatttctggagtctacgtgtttttgtctttattaaaTATTCGCCTTTTAGTTCCATGTCTAGAGTTTTGTTTTAAACTATTAATTAATTGTATTATTGAATTTCATTTCGATGTATGATCATGAGTTAATATAAGTATTAAACATTTACCTCATCAGTTGAGCTTCTGTAGTCACCGTTGGATTTCTTCTATGAAAACATGTTGCAGGTTCCCAGGATAGTTTGAGGCACGCTGTCAATCCCCTACTTGTCCAACAGAGGGCGCTGTACGACCTTCAAGATGTCcatttccttctttctccagCTGAGTGAGACCTTGAATGAGCACATAATTTAGATTTTACTcatgatgcatttttaaagcGACTGCagctcataaaaaaatattaatcatTTTAAAGACATGAAAGAATAAAGTCCAAAACCCCAAACACACAATAtggataaatataaatataaataacaacagcAAAGACAGAAAGTCGAAAAAAAGGCAGGTAAATAAACTttcaaaagaaagcaaaaaacagcaacacaaaggaCATAAACCTTCCAAAATAAAACTTGAACCCGTGGCTTTAACtctatgagagagagagagagaaagagagagagagaaataaaacaactgCTGAGTCATcaaaaacgacaacaacaaccctCATCTTGTGGTTTCCAAACTTTCTCAATCATCGGAACATTTCTAAACGCCTTCCTTTGACCTGCAGTGATGCGTTCCAACACAAGAGGAAATGTGACACTTCGTAGTTTATAGACTGCTTAGACTGGCAGCGGTACGACCTTTGACCCTTGTCCTCACAGACACAATCCAGGGCGTGTTGGATCAGGCGACGGCAATTTGATATTCGAGCTTGTGTCCCGTAGTAGAATTTGCGGAACTATTGCTAAACGAGGGACACTTTGTCCTGAGAGATGTCTTCATTCAGGATTTCTGATTTCACTTCTGCTTTTACCGAGTTGACGGCGGTTCCGTCTCATAAGAGACGCACGCAGACCGTCAGTCGTTCGGACGGCTGGGACTGACTTCAGTGAGTATTGAGCCGAACGTTTGCTTTAAATGTCTAAATCCGTAAAGTTTCCATCtgaatttgtgtttgttcattttggcagatgtttttttttctccacgtGAAGACAAGAAGAGGAACTTTTAGATACACCTTGTCAGTTTGTCCCAAACGTCCTCTTATCCttccaccaaaataaaaaaataaaaaaggatttCGACATTTCTCAGCAAActgaaaaaataatcaaattcaattcaattttcatttaaaaaaaaaaagaaaaaaaatgcagtcaGCGCAAACTGGAAACTTCACCACCCCGGTTTCCGACTTGATGACTCCCGTTCCTGGTGGTGGAAGCGGCGGTGGGTGCCCACCAGTCGGCATCCAACTGGAGGGCGTCATCCTCCCCCCGGTCCTCACGCTTGACGTCATACTGGGACTCCTGGGAAATCTGGTGGCCCTGTGGATCTTCTGCTTCAAGCTGAAGACGTGGAACCCGAACAACCTCTTTCTTTTTAACCTGGTTATTGCGGACTTCCTGGCTCTGCTGAGCCTGCCCCTGAGGATCGATGCCTTGCTCAGGGGTCACTGGGTGTTTGGAGACGGACTGTGCCGAATCAACCTCTTCCTGATGTTCTCCAACCGCTCGGCCAGCATCGCGCTGATGACCGTGGTGGCGATCTACCGCTACTTCAAGGTAAGGAAACGAGCGTGCGTCCTTCCCGGGGATTTATTTTCGACTTTGTCCAAAtgatgcgaccccccccccccccccccaggtcgtTCACCCCCACCACCCGTTCAACCGCATGACGAAGCGGCAGGCCGCCCTCGTGTCGGCGTTCGTCTGGATGCTGGTCATCATCCCCCGGGTTCCCATGCTGGCCTACAACCACATCAAGGGCAGCGGCAACGCCACCCAGtgcttcttcttcacctcttaCAAAGAGGCGCTGAGGGCCATCGTCATCCTCGTCGGCATGCACCGGATCCTGACCGTGCTGGAGTTCGTGGTCCCTTCGGCCATGCTTCTGTTCTGCACCATCAGGATCTCCAGATTCCTGAAGGAGCGACAGATGGGGAAGGCGGGAAAGGTCCGGAAGGCCATGCGAGTGTGCGCCGCCATCGTGGGCGTGTTCATGGTGTGCTTCTTACCCACCA
This genomic interval carries:
- the hcar1-3 gene encoding hydroxycarboxylic acid receptor 2, with amino-acid sequence MQSAQTGNFTTPVSDLMTPVPGGGSGGGCPPVGIQLEGVILPPVLTLDVILGLLGNLVALWIFCFKLKTWNPNNLFLFNLVIADFLALLSLPLRIDALLRGHWVFGDGLCRINLFLMFSNRSASIALMTVVAIYRYFKVVHPHHPFNRMTKRQAALVSAFVWMLVIIPRVPMLAYNHIKGSGNATQCFFFTSYKEALRAIVILVGMHRILTVLEFVVPSAMLLFCTIRISRFLKERQMGKAGKVRKAMRVCAAIVGVFMVCFLPTTVATVGVWIIRTYRPWDCAAFYTFTQLTIVSLGLNFLNSALDPIIYVFSSSMFRKALCSSLPRALRCRRGGEDGETGASSSGTQPTTQQELQSLGADRIREVM